The Panicum virgatum strain AP13 chromosome 3N, P.virgatum_v5, whole genome shotgun sequence genome includes the window GTACATTCAAAACACAATTAGTGAAGTAAAGCAAACATTTAAACAATCTGAAATATGTCCAATAGATGAACAGACTATCACCTTCATTGGTCCGATTTTGTTCATCGGGATGTGTAATGCCATCAGCTCCATCGTCGTGAGCCATGAGTGGGTCTTCATCATGCTGGGGCAAACCATCTAGGAAAAAACAGCTAGTAAGAGTGCATTCATCATGCAATGATAAGCATTATGATGGTAACAAAGCATCACCTTCATTGGCCATTTGGTTGGGTCCATCACACGGAGGAATAAAAGGTTGGATGTGGTCAACATCTAAAAAAGTTGCTGCAAGTAAGAGTTCATTCATCATGTAATCAAAAGTAATAGAATTATAGTAGTGAGCATTGTAGTAGAACTAACCTTCAATAGGAGCTTGTCTAGGGTACTCAAATTTGGCAACACCTTCTGTAGATTTGCTCATATTAGGCTAGGATGGGGGTGGCACATCGATGTCACTTCTTGTCAGTGAAGGATGCAGCTGCGCATTGATTCTTTTTGACCTTGTCACTGTAGTAGACTAGAGTACAAAAACTCTTTTACGAGCTTTAAACCTTACAGCATATCAAAAGTTTGTCTGTGACTCATCTCCTTGAATGCAAAACGAAGTAATCAGGATTTATGTTACATTAGCAGCAAACAAGAAGTTAAACCCTAACAAAGTTTCAAGATGGAAGAATTAGCACTTGAGCATTATCAGACTCACAAGAATCATCTTGTGAAGGATCATACTCTGACCCAGATTCTTCTCTATCTTTGAGATTAGGCTTTTTCCTTTTATGATGATTGGCATCTTTGCTTTCAAATATGTTGGCCAGAGGAGAAATTCCTAGTTGTGCAAGCCTTGCATTGTATTGCATGCATTGTTGTAGGCGGACCTGTTCATATGGGTGTAGTTGTGGGTGCGAATCTGATAACACCACATTTTAGTATTTCTGTAATAATATAAAATCTAAAGTTACATTAGAAATTGCTACGCAAAAAACACATGTATTTAGgtcacccacccctacaaattgaTTTTCAGGAGCGGGTGACCCCCCTACCAGCCCCTGGAAATGCATCTTCAGGGCCCCTGCAAACTGCAATTTTTAGCAGCGAAAAGCAGGGGTTTAGCAGCGAAAAGCAGGGGTGGGTGCcccatccgcccctaaaaatggcgtttcgcccgcccctacaaaccttTTGTGCAGTAGGGCACCATATACGACACTTGGGCTTTGGAAAGGGACCCACCTATTGGGATGGAGAACAATTGTAAGGAGGGACAAGAGAATTTATAGAAAGCATAACATCTATATTTTCTTATATTTTATAAGTTTGCTCAAAGTTGGACAAATTTAACTTAGGACAAACCAAATGCAGTACATAAAAAACGCAGGGAATATATTTTTAATATGCTTTCGGTAGTATGGGTTGTTAGCTGGGTGCCTGGGTTTCGGCTATATATAGTATGTTAAAATTGGCCATACAAAGATAATGTGTAGCCACGTCACAAAgtggaatttttcttgtgacaCTTTCACACTCAAGGTTtaattttttcatgttttctAGGCTTGataattatataatatataagAACCATCGTAATTCGTCGAGGATCACGATTTAACATGCCCGATAGATGATAAACAATTTTTCACGACATGAACACCATATATATTACGCATATAATTTCCAATAATTTTTGTGACATAAATGAAACACCAACTCTCATGAGATCTCAAATtgtgcatgatccctagataaatctatatatTACGTATATAAATTCCAGTTTTTAAGACATAAATGAAACGCCACCGAGCCATCATGAGACATCAATGTCGTCGTCATAATAATAACACGAATCTTGAAGTCTGAGATCCTTTATCCTAGAGCATTTGTTCCCCAGCTCTTCATCCCATCGGTATATCGGCACGTCGCTGATGTCGAGAGACTCCAGGCTAGGGCATTTGTCCACAATCTGCATGACCACATCCTTGGTGAAGCTGCCATCAGAGAGCTCGAGGGAGTGTAGGCCGTGCATCACTGGGATCGAGAAAGGTGTTGGGCTGCTGCGTTCCCTTAGATAGGCTAATAAGCCTGACACTTTGCTGGCACGGCGCACGGTGAAATTGTGCAGATGGCTGCAAGCTTCACAAGCGGATTGGAACAGCTCCGCCCAGGAGTTGGTAGGTGGTTGTCCTGACATGGTTGCGTAGTTGCAGGCGACAGGTTTGATGAGCACGAGCTCGAGCACCTCGAGCAGAGGGAATTTCTTGATCACCTGGGCGAACACTTCAGAGGACACATCGTAATGTGATGTGACACGGAGGCTTTTCATAGATGATGCGCTGCAAAAGTCATCATTAATTCAGTTAGACAAAGCCGACCaggattttaaaaaaaaaattggatgaCACTATTAATTTTCATCTGATTGAGGATATGTTCCACAGCTGCACTCTCACCCTTCACCAACATTAAAAGATTGAAAGCTATTGGGATCTCGTCTGAGTAACGTCATTAGAATATAATAACGTCGTGATGGTGTGCAAGCCACCAGAAATACTTACTGTCCTACCTCGTTTGTAGCATCAATATCGGAAGAATTATTTTTCTCTAATATCACTACGGGACTGTGCCTATTTGCCATGTGccaagggcacacggcaaatgccggtttacactcggcaaagtgtttgccgagtgtaacacacggcaaacagctcACGGCAAACAATGGCCGGCAAAAAACTAGTTTGTCGTGTGCTAAatctcgggcacacggcaaacactttgccgtgtgcattatTGGCCCCACGGCAAAATAATGTGCAATGGCAAACACCCCGTGAAAAAGCCTGTTTGCCATATGCCGTAACGgcttggcacacgacaaacacagcccctttgccgtgtgccctgtcctaggcacacggcaaacacagccacctttgccgtgtgccacgtggacaggcacacggcaaagaatggaagctttgccgtgtgccttgccatggcacacggcaaaaaatggcggcacacggcaaaattaattttcagattcaAGTTTTTTGTTTAATCACCAATATTTCAGATTCCAATCAAATTAACATCACAGGCAATTCATATATATTGCATCAAATGTCACGATCATTTCATATATCACAATTTGCATCACATTCAATCCATAGAAGTCCAAATGCAAATTTAGCAAATATCGCAATGCATACAAGCCCAAATGTAGTCGATACAAGTCCATACAAACACTGGTAGTTCATACATGTCCATACAAGCACAAGTTCAAATGACAGTCTATACAAAGAGTGCATATCCATACAACCATAACTCAcgactacggcggcggcggcggcggcgggtgctgaAACTGCTGCAAGTAAGTCATCGGCGACACATTCTGAGGCATCGGCGAAGGGGACATTTCTGTTGGCCCATCATTTGATGCCGCCGATTGAGGCTGCAAATTC containing:
- the LOC120667880 gene encoding uncharacterized protein LOC120667880, coding for MKSLRVTSHYDVSSEVFAQVIKKFPLLEVLELVLIKPVACNYATMSGQPPTNSWAELFQSACEACSHLHNFTVRRASKVSGLLAYLRERSSPTPFSIPVMHGLHSLELSDGSFTKDVVMQIVDKCPSLESLDISDVPIYRWDEELGNKCSRIKDLRLQDSCYYYDDDIDVS